The Calditrichota bacterium region AGTCCATGGCACAGCGATCCGCGTTGATCCCGTCCTGGTAAGACTGGAGCTCGTACCTGCCGGGGCCGAGGAAGGAGAAGTCCACCTCAAGATCTCGCGG contains the following coding sequences:
- a CDS encoding glycoside hydrolase family 97 C-terminal domain-containing protein — protein: PRDLEVDFSFLGPGRYELQSYQDGINADRCAMDYKRVVKTIDRGHREVIHLAPGGGWAAHILPPRN